Proteins found in one Lutimonas zeaxanthinifaciens genomic segment:
- a CDS encoding M20/M25/M40 family metallo-hydrolase, translating into MKPLFIAICFMIHCCLFSQENGIKNLDGSYVAIEYILQDYIRIPSVSGNEKKAGEFLKQICRNNELHITDFGSEDGQYNFAASVFPLSSQKPNIIFLNHIDVVPESKSELREPFSGNIEDGVIYGRGTIDNKGAAMMQLYGILEAMKDENVYNSDYNFTFLAVSCEETQCDGGVAWVHKNYFSELNPVAVLGEGPSELTSLMEGDFKQQVFGISVVHKKPLWLELILEHGTNGHGSITPLTYANKELVEALQRLTRKKPKAVYNDVNIKFLKDMAEHNKGVKKVVLRHPKLFRPALTPQLRKHPELFSLFTNTITLTNIYSNSKSVNKIASMAGAQLDCRLLPETNEYEFIGMIRKRLKNDNIKIRVIKKMPSNEISSTNTVFYKNLSGAIQRKYPQAKTMSMMMPNVNDLGSFRAKKIPSYGTLPIIFDTEEVRSVHGKDEHLHIHSLYDGADVFENFIKKMSREEI; encoded by the coding sequence ATGAAGCCCCTTTTTATTGCCATATGTTTTATGATTCATTGCTGCCTGTTTTCTCAGGAAAATGGCATTAAAAACTTAGACGGATCATACGTTGCCATTGAATATATTTTACAGGATTACATAAGGATCCCCTCTGTTAGTGGCAATGAAAAAAAAGCTGGCGAATTTTTAAAACAGATCTGTCGAAACAATGAGTTGCATATCACTGATTTTGGGTCAGAAGACGGTCAGTATAATTTTGCCGCATCTGTTTTTCCTCTCAGCTCCCAAAAACCCAATATTATATTTTTAAATCATATTGATGTGGTTCCTGAAAGTAAAAGCGAATTAAGAGAACCTTTTAGCGGAAACATTGAAGATGGTGTCATTTATGGGAGAGGAACCATAGATAACAAAGGAGCTGCCATGATGCAGCTATATGGTATACTGGAGGCCATGAAGGATGAGAACGTTTACAACAGTGATTATAATTTCACCTTTTTAGCTGTGTCCTGTGAAGAAACTCAATGTGATGGTGGCGTGGCCTGGGTCCATAAGAATTATTTTTCTGAATTGAATCCTGTAGCCGTATTAGGTGAAGGCCCCTCTGAACTGACAAGTTTGATGGAAGGAGATTTTAAACAACAGGTTTTTGGAATTTCAGTGGTGCATAAAAAGCCGCTTTGGCTTGAGTTGATCCTGGAACATGGAACCAATGGCCACGGATCTATCACCCCACTTACTTATGCCAATAAAGAACTTGTAGAAGCGCTGCAGCGATTGACCCGTAAAAAGCCAAAAGCCGTGTATAACGATGTGAATATAAAGTTCCTAAAGGATATGGCAGAACACAATAAAGGTGTTAAAAAAGTTGTTTTAAGACACCCAAAACTCTTTAGGCCCGCGCTTACGCCCCAGTTGAGAAAACATCCGGAATTATTTTCACTATTCACCAATACAATTACCTTAACCAATATTTACAGCAACAGTAAATCGGTTAATAAAATTGCCTCGATGGCCGGGGCCCAACTGGACTGCAGGCTGCTACCGGAGACCAACGAATATGAATTTATTGGCATGATCAGAAAACGACTCAAGAATGATAACATCAAGATTCGTGTGATTAAAAAAATGCCTTCAAATGAAATTAGCAGCACTAATACGGTATTTTATAAAAATCTGTCAGGAGCCATTCAACGAAAATATCCCCAGGCTAAGACCATGAGTATGATGATGCCTAACGTGAACGACCTGGGTTCCTTCAGAGCCAAGAAAATTCCTTCTTATGGCACCTTACCCATCATTTTTGACACGGAAGAAGTACGAAGTGTTCACGGAAAGGATGAGCATCTGCATATTCATTCCCTTTACGATGGTGCGGATGTATTTGAGAATTTTATCAAGAAGATGTCTCGTGAAGAAATCTAA
- the hisS gene encoding histidine--tRNA ligase, with the protein MKPSIPKGTRDFSSAELAKRNYIFDTIKRSFQLYGFEPIETPSFENSSTLMGKYGEEGDRLIFKILNSGDFLRKIDDTLYQKKDATKLTSRISEKALRYDLTVPFARYVVQRQNEISFPFKRYQIQPVWRADRPQKGRFREFYQCDADVVGSDSLWQEVEFVQLYDAVFNNLGLKDTVIKLNNRKILSGIAEIIGAKDKLIDFTVALDKLDKIGVEGVLKEMRSKEISEEALNRLMPLFDLKGSNGEQLDSLKDLLAESEEGLKGVEELSFVIDQVEQLGLESSVLELDLTLARGLNYYTGAIFEVKASGVEMGSIGGGGRYDDLTGIFGLKGISGVGISFGLDRIYLVMEELGLFSNTPKSGPQVLFINFGTEEAAYAMQALKALRNKGIRAEMYPSSAKLKKQMNYANNKSIPFVILAGQEEMAEKVYKLKNMTTGDQSSCNLNDLIRLISS; encoded by the coding sequence ATGAAACCCAGTATTCCAAAAGGAACAAGAGATTTTTCTTCTGCTGAATTGGCAAAACGCAATTATATTTTTGATACGATCAAGAGATCATTTCAATTGTATGGTTTTGAACCGATAGAGACCCCGTCATTTGAAAATTCAAGCACCCTGATGGGGAAATACGGGGAAGAAGGGGATCGATTGATATTCAAGATCTTGAACTCTGGAGATTTTTTAAGAAAGATTGATGATACCCTTTATCAAAAAAAGGATGCGACAAAACTGACTTCCAGAATCTCTGAAAAAGCTTTACGTTATGATTTAACGGTACCATTTGCCCGATATGTGGTACAGCGTCAGAATGAAATAAGTTTTCCTTTTAAACGCTATCAAATTCAGCCGGTATGGAGAGCAGACAGGCCACAGAAAGGGCGATTCAGAGAATTTTATCAGTGTGATGCCGATGTTGTGGGAAGCGATAGTTTATGGCAGGAAGTAGAATTTGTGCAATTATATGATGCTGTGTTCAATAACCTTGGCCTAAAAGATACGGTTATCAAACTCAACAACAGGAAGATCCTTTCAGGTATCGCTGAGATCATAGGAGCCAAGGACAAGCTGATCGATTTCACGGTTGCACTAGATAAACTGGATAAAATTGGTGTTGAAGGGGTGCTTAAAGAAATGCGATCCAAGGAAATTTCAGAAGAGGCTCTGAACCGATTAATGCCGTTGTTTGATCTAAAAGGCAGCAATGGGGAGCAATTGGATTCATTAAAAGATCTTCTTGCTGAAAGTGAAGAAGGATTAAAGGGTGTTGAAGAGCTTTCTTTCGTCATTGACCAAGTAGAGCAATTGGGCCTTGAAAGTTCAGTATTGGAATTAGATCTTACACTGGCGAGGGGCTTGAATTATTATACCGGTGCCATTTTTGAAGTTAAAGCTTCAGGGGTTGAAATGGGATCCATAGGCGGAGGAGGCCGTTATGATGACCTTACAGGTATTTTTGGCCTAAAAGGAATAAGTGGGGTTGGAATTTCATTTGGCCTTGACAGAATTTATCTGGTTATGGAAGAACTTGGCTTGTTTTCAAACACACCTAAATCAGGTCCACAGGTTCTTTTTATAAACTTTGGAACTGAAGAAGCGGCCTATGCCATGCAAGCTTTGAAAGCCTTGCGAAATAAGGGAATTCGAGCTGAAATGTATCCGTCTTCAGCAAAGTTAAAGAAGCAGATGAATTATGCGAATAATAAGTCGATACCTTTTGTGATCCTTGCCGGTCAGGAGGAGATGGCAGAGAAAGTCTATAAGCTAAAAAATATGACCACAGGAGATCAAAGCAGTTGTAATCTCAATGATTTAATACGACTAATCAGCTCTTAA
- the folE gene encoding GTP cyclohydrolase I FolE, whose protein sequence is MNEIIDEMGNDHISSSANNPIREDAFELSEKEKIDLIEKDFSNILHTLGMDLNDDSLKGTPLRVAKMFVKEIFGGLSPERKPKLSTFDNNYKYGEMLVEKNITLYSTCEHHLLPIVGKAHVAYISKGKVIGLSKMNRIVEYYAKRPQVQERLNMQIVQALQEALGTEDVACIIDAKHLCVNSRGVSDTASSTVTSEFGGKFKEESVKRELLDYIQLDTKFE, encoded by the coding sequence ATGAACGAAATCATTGACGAGATGGGAAATGATCATATTTCTAGTTCCGCAAATAATCCAATTCGAGAGGATGCTTTTGAGTTGAGTGAAAAAGAAAAAATAGACCTTATTGAAAAGGATTTTTCAAACATTCTTCATACGCTTGGTATGGACTTGAATGATGATAGTTTGAAGGGAACTCCGCTCCGTGTGGCAAAAATGTTTGTCAAGGAGATTTTCGGTGGGCTAAGTCCGGAACGAAAACCAAAATTATCAACCTTTGACAATAATTATAAATACGGAGAGATGCTTGTTGAAAAGAACATCACTTTGTATTCTACCTGCGAACACCACCTCCTACCGATCGTTGGAAAGGCACATGTGGCTTATATTTCTAAAGGAAAAGTTATCGGTTTATCCAAGATGAATCGAATCGTTGAATATTATGCTAAAAGGCCGCAGGTTCAGGAAAGGCTGAATATGCAGATTGTTCAGGCCTTGCAGGAAGCACTCGGTACCGAAGATGTAGCCTGTATAATTGATGCTAAACATCTTTGTGTTAATTCAAGAGGTGTCAGTGACACCGCGAGCAGTACCGTTACTTCTGAGTTTGGCGGAAAATTCAAGGAAGAATCTGTAAAAAGGGAATTGCTTGATTATATTCAACTCGACACCAAATTTGAATAA
- a CDS encoding acyl-CoA reductase has protein sequence MTVEERIEAFAKLGEFLSQFQPDGIVNNQQVALNDTFFEPFNLQIRRAAEYNGWFTKDNVLTAFSRWGKILNKSNLTNWTSSYSLDHIEPKMIGVVMAGNIPLVGFHDFLSVLISGHKIKVKQSSADNKFLPLIAKYLEYVAPDFKGKIHFTDEKLENIDAVIATGSNNTARYFDYYFGKFPNIIRRNRNSAAILTGKESEDELISLGEDIFRYFGLGCRSVSKLFVPEGYDFDPLFSALYRYKDVLNYDKYVNNYDYNKAVYLMSNFKLLENGFLMLKEDKSYSSPIATVFYEYYSNDSELEQKLSDDKEMIQCLVGNSEKSGMVAFGQTQKPELSDYADGVDTLSFLEGL, from the coding sequence ATGACTGTTGAAGAAAGAATTGAAGCTTTTGCAAAACTGGGAGAATTTTTATCTCAGTTTCAACCTGATGGAATTGTAAACAATCAGCAGGTAGCACTGAACGATACATTTTTTGAACCATTCAATTTACAGATCAGACGTGCTGCCGAGTATAATGGTTGGTTTACAAAGGACAATGTATTAACAGCTTTTTCAAGGTGGGGTAAAATACTGAATAAAAGCAATCTAACCAACTGGACTTCTTCTTATAGTTTAGACCATATTGAGCCTAAAATGATTGGCGTCGTTATGGCTGGAAATATACCTTTGGTGGGATTTCATGACTTTCTAAGCGTCCTGATTTCGGGTCACAAGATAAAAGTTAAACAATCCAGTGCCGATAATAAGTTCCTGCCATTGATTGCAAAATATCTTGAATATGTGGCTCCCGATTTTAAAGGTAAAATCCACTTTACTGATGAAAAACTTGAAAATATTGATGCTGTTATCGCCACAGGAAGTAACAATACGGCAAGGTATTTTGACTATTATTTTGGAAAATTTCCCAATATTATTCGACGCAACAGAAATTCTGCCGCCATACTTACCGGAAAGGAATCCGAGGACGAACTCATCAGCCTTGGTGAAGATATTTTCAGATATTTTGGACTAGGCTGCAGAAGCGTATCCAAGTTATTTGTTCCTGAAGGTTATGATTTTGACCCCTTGTTCAGTGCCTTGTACCGGTATAAAGATGTACTCAATTATGACAAATACGTCAATAATTACGACTATAACAAGGCAGTTTACCTGATGAGCAATTTCAAATTACTTGAAAATGGTTTTTTAATGCTGAAAGAGGATAAGAGCTACTCCTCTCCTATTGCCACCGTATTTTACGAATACTACAGTAATGACTCCGAGCTGGAACAAAAACTTAGCGATGATAAAGAAATGATTCAGTGTCTTGTAGGTAACTCTGAAAAATCAGGTATGGTTGCTTTTGGACAGACTCAAAAGCCTGAACTTTCAGATTATGCTGATGGTGTTGACACGCTTTCCTTCCTGGAAGGGCTCTAG
- a CDS encoding 4Fe-4S dicluster domain-containing protein yields the protein MAIIITDECINCGACEPECPNTAIYEAAEEWKYSDGTEITGDVILPNGKEVNADEDQEPVSDEVYYIIPDKCTECKGFHDEPQCAAVCPVDCCVPDDDHVESEEELLAKKRFLHQED from the coding sequence ATGGCAATTATTATAACAGATGAATGTATAAATTGCGGGGCATGTGAACCGGAATGCCCCAATACGGCAATTTATGAGGCAGCAGAAGAATGGAAATATTCGGATGGAACTGAAATAACCGGAGATGTTATTTTACCTAATGGAAAGGAAGTGAACGCTGATGAGGATCAGGAACCCGTAAGTGATGAAGTTTATTATATAATTCCTGATAAATGTACAGAATGTAAGGGATTTCATGACGAACCCCAGTGTGCTGCGGTTTGCCCCGTTGACTGTTGTGTACCGGATGATGATCATGTTGAATCGGAGGAAGAATTGTTGGCAAAAAAACGCTTTTTACATCAGGAGGATTAA
- a CDS encoding ketopantoate reductase family protein, whose product MNIVIIGVGGVGGYFGGKLALAGHSTTFIARGATFQALKQKGLEVKSIKGDFHINPKVEDNFDSIRNCELVLLCVKSWQIESIARQIKPLLPVHATVLPLQNGADNAERLLRILNKRNLIAGLCRIVSKIESPGVIDHFSYEPEIVFGEIDHELSERVKKIKTAFDKAGFKNRISENIQRDIWIKFLFIASISAAGALTRSVLGIMREDPYLRGILIKTAEEIISIGQRLGVELHKEDLEQCFKIIDKIDYCTTMSLQRDMMEGRPSELENFNGFIVKKGDELGIETPVNDFIYYSLRPMELKAREKTKR is encoded by the coding sequence ATGAATATCGTTATTATCGGTGTGGGTGGCGTTGGAGGGTATTTTGGAGGCAAACTAGCCCTGGCCGGTCATTCAACAACATTTATAGCAAGAGGAGCTACTTTTCAGGCTCTTAAACAAAAGGGGCTAGAAGTCAAAAGTATCAAAGGGGACTTTCATATCAACCCAAAGGTGGAGGACAATTTTGACAGTATCAGAAATTGCGAGCTTGTGTTGCTGTGTGTCAAATCCTGGCAAATTGAATCTATCGCCAGGCAGATCAAACCCTTGCTACCAGTACATGCTACGGTCCTACCGCTGCAAAATGGAGCTGACAATGCAGAGAGGCTTCTAAGGATTTTAAACAAACGCAATCTGATTGCGGGACTTTGCAGGATCGTAAGTAAAATTGAGAGCCCTGGGGTCATTGATCATTTTAGCTACGAACCGGAAATTGTATTTGGTGAAATAGATCATGAGTTAAGTGAACGGGTTAAAAAAATCAAAACTGCATTTGACAAAGCCGGTTTCAAAAACAGAATTTCAGAGAATATTCAACGTGATATTTGGATCAAATTTTTATTTATAGCTTCTATTAGTGCTGCCGGAGCTCTTACCCGCAGTGTTCTTGGCATAATGCGAGAAGATCCGTATCTAAGGGGAATTCTTATCAAAACGGCTGAAGAGATAATTAGCATAGGACAAAGACTCGGAGTTGAACTTCATAAAGAGGACCTGGAGCAATGTTTTAAGATAATCGATAAAATTGATTATTGCACCACCATGTCGCTCCAGCGCGATATGATGGAGGGAAGACCGAGTGAATTGGAAAACTTTAACGGATTTATTGTAAAAAAGGGTGATGAACTAGGTATTGAAACCCCTGTAAATGATTTTATTTATTATTCGTTGAGACCCATGGAATTAAAGGCGAGAGAAAAAACAAAGCGGTAG
- a CDS encoding helix-turn-helix domain-containing protein has protein sequence MKQYFSIGELLIDYRHDREISQLDLSSLINVDVRTIQRWEKDITLIKPDKEKELAEATLLPYQLIRNLNASVPIPTFYDFRIRKYSLTVLNNELPDAKWLKDRVKEMAKRIRTIDVSTDMDILRKDLMLQKNNREPISRAVLARAVELLPTINLIIMDDHNNYSGHCIVLPLNKEAYRKLREREMVEADIQISDLANYKTMDHPVFFNYDITADCNDNIYYLAHSYLDFFKTLETDYEFCSFTMRYDSYEINRQLGLQLVWEDPVQKDGLGLEYHPRFYTGNFDNYFAQFKS, from the coding sequence ATGAAACAGTATTTTTCTATAGGTGAATTACTCATCGATTATAGACATGACAGAGAAATATCTCAACTGGATTTATCCTCCTTGATCAATGTAGATGTTCGAACCATTCAACGTTGGGAAAAGGATATCACTTTGATCAAACCGGACAAGGAAAAGGAATTGGCGGAAGCTACCCTTCTTCCCTATCAGCTCATACGTAATTTGAATGCCTCTGTTCCGATTCCGACCTTCTATGATTTCAGAATCAGAAAATACTCGCTCACAGTGCTGAACAATGAGTTGCCAGACGCAAAATGGTTAAAAGACAGGGTAAAGGAAATGGCAAAAAGAATCAGGACCATAGATGTAAGCACTGATATGGATATTCTGAGGAAAGACCTGATGCTTCAAAAAAATAACAGAGAACCGATCTCAAGGGCAGTATTAGCTAGGGCTGTGGAATTACTTCCGACGATCAATCTCATTATTATGGATGACCATAATAATTATTCCGGACATTGCATCGTTCTGCCACTAAATAAGGAAGCGTACAGAAAATTGAGAGAGAGAGAAATGGTTGAGGCAGACATCCAAATCTCAGACCTTGCCAATTATAAAACCATGGATCACCCCGTTTTTTTTAACTACGATATTACAGCAGACTGCAACGATAATATTTATTATCTGGCACATAGTTATCTTGATTTCTTTAAGACGCTGGAAACAGATTATGAATTCTGTTCTTTTACAATGCGGTATGACTCGTATGAAATCAACAGACAATTAGGGCTCCAATTGGTCTGGGAAGATCCTGTTCAAAAAGACGGGCTGGGGCTTGAATATCATCCCAGATTCTACACGGGTAACTTTGACAATTACTTCGCCCAATTCAAATCATAA
- the glgP gene encoding alpha-glucan family phosphorylase, with product METLTKSKYSTWYHPYKPAKEYQKKAAYFSMEFGIDQALNIYSGGLGFLAGSHMKSGFELKQNMIGIGMLWKYGYYDQGRNEDQTLRTDFIEKTFDFLEDTGIEVEVHLHDNPRVKVRAYVLKPEIFGTVPIYLLSTDVDGNDHLSRTITNHLYDANEVTRVSQSIVLGIGGAKVVEALGGSDIYHLNEGHALPAFYYLKDQGVKKNQFVFTTHTPEKAGNEERDARHLNRCGFFGRNLSEEELQKETVNGGMINYTVSALRMAKKANAVSKLHAKVAKDMWKDFDNTCNIIPITNAQSQTFWQDKTIKRTWERKQVKAYQKRKTELKQELFTEVAHQTNKMFDPNVLTFVWARRFAGYKRADLLLHDLERFERLISNEKYPVQIIWAGKPYPYDFYAIDIFNHLVNYSKQKTNLAVLVGYEIELSRKLKFGSDIWLNTPRITREASGTSGMTAAMNGSVNVSINDGWIPEFQKNGKNCFVLPELDHNLPHWDQDKMDADNLYDILENKVIPTYYDNPEKWQEIVFKGIDGVIPEFTSHRMADQYYKKLFK from the coding sequence ATGGAGACACTAACAAAAAGTAAATACAGTACCTGGTACCATCCGTATAAACCGGCAAAGGAGTATCAGAAGAAAGCCGCCTATTTCAGTATGGAATTTGGTATTGATCAGGCGCTAAATATATATTCAGGTGGATTGGGATTCTTAGCCGGATCTCATATGAAGTCAGGATTTGAATTGAAGCAGAATATGATCGGTATTGGTATGCTTTGGAAATATGGATATTATGACCAGGGAAGAAATGAGGACCAGACCTTACGAACTGATTTTATTGAAAAAACATTTGACTTCCTCGAAGACACAGGAATTGAAGTAGAGGTGCATTTGCATGATAATCCACGCGTTAAGGTAAGGGCCTACGTATTAAAACCTGAAATATTTGGTACGGTTCCAATTTATTTATTGAGTACGGATGTTGACGGTAATGACCATTTATCCAGAACGATTACCAACCATTTGTATGATGCCAATGAAGTAACTCGTGTATCACAGAGTATTGTACTTGGCATCGGAGGAGCAAAAGTAGTTGAAGCACTTGGTGGTTCAGACATTTATCATTTGAATGAAGGCCATGCCTTGCCTGCTTTCTATTATTTAAAAGATCAGGGAGTCAAAAAGAATCAATTTGTGTTTACAACACATACACCTGAAAAAGCAGGAAACGAAGAAAGAGATGCCCGTCATTTAAATCGTTGCGGATTCTTTGGAAGAAATCTTTCTGAAGAAGAATTGCAAAAAGAAACGGTAAACGGTGGTATGATCAATTATACGGTATCCGCCTTAAGAATGGCTAAAAAAGCCAATGCGGTTTCTAAGTTGCACGCCAAGGTAGCCAAGGATATGTGGAAAGATTTTGACAATACCTGCAATATCATTCCAATTACCAATGCTCAAAGTCAGACTTTCTGGCAGGATAAAACGATAAAACGAACCTGGGAAAGAAAACAGGTCAAAGCCTATCAAAAAAGAAAAACTGAATTAAAACAGGAACTTTTTACTGAGGTTGCACATCAAACGAATAAAATGTTTGATCCGAATGTGCTTACTTTTGTTTGGGCGAGAAGATTTGCAGGTTACAAAAGAGCTGACTTGCTACTTCATGATCTTGAAAGATTTGAGCGTTTGATTTCAAATGAAAAATATCCGGTTCAGATCATTTGGGCGGGAAAACCTTATCCTTATGATTTTTATGCTATTGACATCTTCAATCATTTGGTAAACTATTCCAAGCAAAAAACCAATCTCGCCGTACTTGTAGGTTATGAAATTGAACTTTCAAGAAAATTGAAATTTGGTTCGGATATTTGGTTGAATACACCAAGAATTACAAGAGAAGCTTCAGGAACGAGTGGAATGACAGCGGCTATGAATGGTTCAGTAAATGTTTCTATCAATGACGGATGGATTCCTGAATTCCAGAAAAATGGTAAAAATTGTTTTGTACTTCCTGAATTAGATCACAATTTACCTCACTGGGACCAGGATAAAATGGATGCGGACAATCTATATGACATTTTGGAGAATAAAGTAATTCCTACCTATTACGATAATCCTGAAAAATGGCAGGAAATTGTATTTAAAGGAATTGACGGAGTTATTCCAGAATTTACGAGCCATCGAATGGCTGATCAATATTACAAGAAACTGTTTAAGTAA
- a CDS encoding efflux RND transporter periplasmic adaptor subunit — MKKYIIYIAVLFAGFVIGGLYFANRTDDSAAHVHTDGSSEKQMWTCSMHPQIMQPEAGTCPICGMDLVPVISGQEGVSENQFKLTQNAMALANIETTVIGTDESGSGTLKVSGKITENEENIQVQVSYFSGRIEKLYINSTGITVKKGQLLATLYSPELISAQQELITAASLKESQPDLYRAVRNKLKLWKLTETQIEEIESTKEVREYLSIYATVAGTVVEKLVSQGDAVNNGMTMFKIADLNSVWAVFDIYEDQIDQVKEGQGIEVISNSFPNDPVKTTVSFIEPVLNSNSRTVKLRAILNNSARMFKPGMFVEGSLKRVTSSTDQKIMIPEGAVLWTGKRSVVYLKSDANQPIFEMKEVKLGSKFANKYEVLSGLKAGDEIVSHGTFTIDAAAQLQGKRSMMNQPESKKQEASSTLQRRDNVPESFKSSLKNVFETYLLMKDALVKDDQETVVVQSKSMLTELSKVSSDDLEDSISIESWEKIKNNMEIEAGKISATNSLEQQRSHFKDLSNYTTNAVQIFGVGQEVYHQYCPMADNDKGAYWLSDSENVLNPYFGNAMLACGLVKQVIEK; from the coding sequence ATGAAAAAATATATTATATACATCGCAGTTTTGTTTGCCGGATTTGTTATCGGCGGACTTTATTTTGCAAATCGAACCGATGATAGTGCAGCTCATGTCCATACGGACGGTAGTTCTGAAAAGCAAATGTGGACCTGCTCAATGCACCCTCAGATCATGCAACCGGAAGCAGGTACCTGCCCTATTTGTGGTATGGATCTGGTTCCTGTAATTAGTGGCCAGGAAGGGGTTTCGGAAAATCAGTTTAAACTGACTCAAAATGCCATGGCACTGGCCAATATTGAAACTACCGTCATTGGAACGGATGAATCTGGCTCAGGAACCTTAAAAGTTTCGGGTAAAATCACCGAAAATGAAGAAAATATCCAGGTTCAGGTAAGCTATTTTTCAGGAAGAATAGAAAAATTATATATCAACAGTACAGGTATCACAGTAAAAAAAGGTCAATTGCTTGCGACCTTGTATTCACCAGAACTCATATCTGCCCAGCAGGAACTTATAACCGCAGCTTCTCTCAAAGAATCTCAGCCTGATCTTTACAGGGCAGTAAGAAACAAGTTAAAACTCTGGAAATTGACAGAGACGCAAATTGAAGAAATAGAATCGACAAAAGAAGTTCGGGAATATCTTTCAATCTATGCTACCGTTGCAGGAACTGTGGTTGAAAAGCTGGTTTCGCAGGGAGATGCAGTAAATAATGGAATGACGATGTTCAAAATTGCTGATCTCAATTCGGTATGGGCGGTTTTTGACATTTATGAGGATCAGATTGATCAGGTCAAAGAGGGCCAGGGTATAGAAGTGATAAGCAACTCATTTCCAAATGATCCGGTAAAAACGACAGTTTCATTTATTGAGCCTGTTTTAAATTCGAATTCAAGAACTGTCAAATTAAGAGCAATTCTGAATAATTCTGCGCGAATGTTCAAACCGGGTATGTTTGTGGAAGGATCGTTGAAAAGAGTCACTTCATCTACTGATCAAAAGATAATGATTCCGGAAGGGGCAGTATTATGGACGGGAAAACGCTCTGTTGTTTATCTGAAGTCAGATGCAAATCAGCCAATTTTTGAAATGAAGGAAGTAAAACTGGGAAGTAAGTTTGCAAATAAATATGAAGTTTTGAGCGGACTCAAAGCTGGTGATGAAATAGTAAGTCATGGAACGTTTACCATTGATGCTGCGGCCCAGTTGCAAGGAAAAAGATCTATGATGAACCAACCGGAATCAAAGAAGCAGGAAGCTTCTTCTACCCTACAGCGAAGAGATAATGTTCCTGAATCTTTTAAAAGCTCATTAAAAAATGTCTTTGAAACCTATCTGCTTATGAAAGATGCCCTCGTCAAAGATGATCAGGAAACCGTTGTAGTTCAAAGTAAGTCAATGTTGACTGAACTTTCCAAAGTTAGTTCAGATGACTTAGAGGATAGTATCTCCATTGAATCATGGGAGAAAATAAAGAACAATATGGAAATTGAAGCCGGGAAAATAAGTGCTACCAACAGCTTGGAACAACAAAGAAGTCATTTTAAAGACCTGTCCAATTACACTACCAATGCAGTTCAGATCTTTGGTGTGGGTCAGGAAGTTTATCATCAATATTGCCCGATGGCTGACAATGATAAGGGAGCTTATTGGTTAAGTGACAGTGAAAATGTGCTCAACCCCTACTTTGGAAATGCAATGCTTGCCTGTGGTTTGGTAAAGCAGGTCATTGAGAAATAA